One window of Candidatus Zixiibacteriota bacterium genomic DNA carries:
- a CDS encoding acetyl-CoA C-acetyltransferase — protein MGNRNEAYIVSACRSAIGTFLGGLSGFTATQLGALAIKEAINRANIDPHRIDEVIMGQVVQAGVGQAPARQAAIGGGVPPEVATFTINKVCGSGLKAVMLAAQSIRAGDQDCIIAGGMESMSGTPYVLHGAKAGLKFGDKKLQDSMVLDGLWCAFKNWHMGSAAELTGRMANITRQEQDEFAYNSHKKAIAAQQQGKFDAEIFPIEIPQKKGDPVLFKKDECPRAEISMEGLAKLKPAFEKEGTVTAGNAPGLNDGSSATVVVSEKFLKENNLTPLARVIEYTTAGVSPELLFFAPIHAVRKLCEKMGVDVHHFDLIEANEAFSVQALADGKELGWDWSRVNVHGGAVALGHPIGASGTRVLTTLIYALKDRGKKNGLATLCLGGGHAVAMAIEMV, from the coding sequence ATGGGTAATCGCAACGAGGCTTATATCGTCTCCGCTTGCCGTTCCGCTATCGGGACCTTCCTGGGCGGACTATCCGGGTTTACCGCGACTCAACTGGGAGCGCTGGCAATAAAGGAAGCTATTAATAGGGCTAATATCGACCCCCATCGGATTGATGAAGTAATCATGGGGCAGGTAGTTCAAGCGGGCGTCGGCCAGGCGCCGGCTCGCCAGGCCGCTATCGGCGGCGGAGTGCCGCCCGAGGTGGCTACCTTCACCATAAACAAAGTCTGCGGCTCCGGACTGAAAGCGGTCATGCTCGCCGCCCAGTCGATTCGCGCCGGCGACCAGGACTGCATCATAGCCGGCGGGATGGAATCGATGTCCGGCACCCCTTATGTTCTCCACGGCGCCAAAGCAGGCCTTAAATTCGGCGATAAGAAACTTCAGGACTCGATGGTTCTGGATGGCCTCTGGTGCGCTTTCAAAAACTGGCATATGGGAAGCGCCGCCGAACTTACTGGCAGAATGGCAAATATCACCCGTCAGGAGCAGGATGAATTCGCCTATAATTCTCACAAGAAAGCGATTGCCGCCCAGCAGCAGGGGAAATTTGATGCCGAAATCTTTCCGATTGAGATACCTCAGAAAAAAGGTGACCCCGTCCTTTTCAAGAAAGATGAATGCCCGCGCGCTGAGATTTCCATGGAAGGGCTCGCCAAGCTGAAACCGGCTTTTGAGAAAGAGGGCACCGTCACCGCCGGAAATGCCCCGGGCCTCAATGACGGCTCATCGGCTACCGTGGTCGTCTCCGAAAAGTTCCTTAAAGAGAACAATCTCACCCCGCTGGCAAGAGTTATTGAATATACAACCGCCGGCGTCTCACCGGAACTGCTCTTCTTTGCCCCGATTCATGCTGTCCGGAAACTCTGCGAAAAGATGGGAGTTGACGTGCATCATTTTGACTTGATTGAAGCCAATGAAGCCTTCTCCGTTCAGGCTCTTGCCGACGGCAAAGAACTCGGCTGGGATTGGAGCCGTGTCAATGTCCATGGCGGCGCCGTTGCGCTGGGACATCCTATCGGAGCTTCCGGAACCCGGGTACTGACTACGTTAATTTACGCCCTCAAAGACCGCGGTAAGAAAAACGGCCTGGCAACTCTCTGTCTGGGCGGCGGTCACGCGGTGGCAATGGCTATAGAGATGGTCTGA
- a CDS encoding 3-hydroxybutyryl-CoA dehydrogenase, producing MTMRLEDINKIAVVGGGTMGNGIAHVVAQSGYNVLLVDTSPELLQRALKTIAGNLDRMIKKEKITEAIKNETLARIKTTTDINEVKSAQLVIEAIYENLDAKLRLFTQLAAICPPDTILASNTSSLPITQIAAASKRADRVIGMHFMNPVPMMKLIELIRGIATSDETFHVIKELSFKLGKTPVEVNDFPGFISNRILMPMINEAIYALMEGVASAEDIDTVMKLGMNHPMGPLTLADFIGLDVCLAIMEVLYKGFSDSKYRPCPLLWKMVQAGYLGRKTGRGFFVYD from the coding sequence ATGACTATGCGTTTGGAGGATATAAATAAGATTGCTGTGGTCGGCGGCGGCACCATGGGCAACGGGATAGCCCATGTCGTCGCCCAGTCTGGCTATAACGTCCTTCTGGTGGATACCTCGCCGGAACTATTACAGCGCGCCCTTAAGACTATTGCCGGAAACCTCGACCGAATGATTAAAAAAGAGAAAATCACCGAGGCGATAAAAAACGAAACGCTCGCAAGAATCAAAACCACCACCGATATCAATGAAGTCAAATCGGCGCAACTGGTGATTGAAGCGATTTACGAGAACCTTGATGCCAAACTGAGACTTTTCACCCAGCTGGCGGCTATCTGCCCGCCCGACACCATTCTGGCATCCAATACCTCCTCGCTGCCGATTACCCAGATCGCCGCCGCTTCCAAAAGAGCCGACCGAGTCATCGGCATGCACTTCATGAATCCGGTGCCGATGATGAAGCTGATTGAGTTGATTCGCGGTATTGCCACCAGCGATGAGACCTTTCATGTTATAAAAGAGTTGTCCTTCAAGCTCGGCAAGACGCCGGTGGAGGTCAATGACTTCCCCGGCTTCATCTCCAATCGGATATTGATGCCGATGATAAATGAAGCGATTTATGCCCTGATGGAGGGTGTAGCATCTGCCGAAGATATCGACACCGTTATGAAGCTGGGAATGAATCACCCCATGGGTCCCCTGACTCTGGCTGATTTTATCGGGCTTGATGTCTGCCTGGCGATTATGGAAGTCCTTTATAAGGGATTTTCCGATTCTAAATACCGCCCCTGTCCGCTTCTCTGGAAAATGGTGCAGGCCGGATACTTGGGGCGCAAGACCGGTCGCGGCTTTTTCGTATATGATTAA